One genomic window of Myxocyprinus asiaticus isolate MX2 ecotype Aquarium Trade chromosome 5, UBuf_Myxa_2, whole genome shotgun sequence includes the following:
- the si:dkey-10f21.4 gene encoding transmembrane protein 56-B-like has translation MERGSVGMEPFSLQVPVVVTGSFLGFQWLFHRGSPWVSQHLCKGFLKLSPTKRTEWNSRAVSTVHAMVVGLFCLYIYITDEPIQKDPVWGDATLVKLNVAITTGYLISDLLLMFTSWESIGEKYFVIHHFAALYAYYYVLTQGILPYFANFRLLSEFSTPFVNQRWFFQMLGYHKLSKPCLVNGVAMTSMFFLVRIAVIPAYYSHMYSVFGTDDFSKLPLGARSAWVISSVSLDVMNFMWMRRIIRGCLKVLQSAWLRKAGTEMENRKTE, from the exons ATGGAAAGG GGCTCAGTAGGCATGGAGCCTTTCAGCCTGCAGGTGCCGGTGGTTGTAACAGGGAGCTTCCTGGGCTTCCAGTGGCTGTTCCACAGAGGTAGCCCTTGGGTGTCTCAACACCTCTGCAAAGGCTTCCTCAAGCTCAGCCCCACAAAGAGGACAGAGTGGAACTCCAG GGCTGTCTCAACAGTACATGCCATGGTTGTGGGACTGTTTTGTCTCTACATATATATCACTGATGAACCTATCCAGAAAGACCCAGTCTG GGGAGATGCCACACTGGTGAAGCTAAATGTGGCCATTACCACAGGCTACCTCATCTCAG ATCTCCTGCTCATGTTTACCTCATGGGAGTCAATTGGAGAGAAATACTTTGTCATACACCACTTTGCTGCTCTTTATGCATACTACTATGTGCTG ACTCAAGGGATATTGCCTTACTTTGCTAATTTTCGCCTGCTCTCAGAATTTTCCACCCCCTTTGTGAACCAGCG TTGGTTTTTTCAAATGTTGGGTTACCACAAGCTTTCCAAACCATGTCTGGTTAATGGTGTTGCTATGACCTCTATGTTCTTCTTGGTGAGGATTGCAGTCATTCCAGCTTACTACAGCCATATGTACTCGGTCTTCGGCACGGATGACTTTTCCAAGCTACCTCTGGGGGCCCGCAGTGCCTGGGTTATTTCCAGCGTGTCATTGGATGTCATGAACTTCATGTGGATGCGCAGAATCATTCGCGGATGTCTCAAAGTCCTTCAGTCTGCATGGTTGAGAAAAGCAGGAACTGAGATGGAAAACAGAAAGACAGAGTGA
- the LOC127441065 gene encoding holocytochrome c-type synthase-like — translation MSSPTGTVKAEGIMVPDSGSTPPQGCPMHSDVKKKCPVLQGSVPSKDELKTVTDIPAHQDRAYEFVECPMRAANGVKTAISDINPANMMPPPNQQPSPSQPFLLSVAREESIIPRAGSEQNWVYPSEQMFWNAMLRKGWRWNNDDVNQKDMSNIIRIHNQNNEQAWQEILRWEKLHSKDCPCGPSLLRFGGKAKDLSPRARFHHWMGHELPFDRHDWIIDRCGKEVRYVIDYYDGGQVSKHTILDVRPAFDSLEAVWDRMKVAWWRWTST, via the exons ATGTCCAGCCCTACTGGGACTGTGAAGGCAGAGGGCATCATGGTGCCTGACTCTGGCAGCACACCACCACAGGGCTGTCCGATGCACAGTGATGTTAAAAAAA AATGCCCAGTGCTTCAGGGGTCTGTACCTAGCAAAGATGAGCTGAAGACAGTGACGGATATACCTGCACATCAGGACCGGGCTTATGAATTTGTAGAGTGTCCGATGAGAGCTGCCAATGGAGTCAAAACTGCAATTTCTGACATCAATCCAGCAAATATG ATGCCACCACCTAACCAGCAGCCGTCACCTAGTCAACCATTTCTCCTGTCTGTTGCAAGAGAAGAGTCTATCATCCCCCGTGCTGGATCTGAGCAGAACTGGGTTTATCCCTCAGAACAGATGTTCTGGAATGCCATGCTGAGGAAAGG ATGGCGCTGGAACAATGATGATGTCAACCAAAAAGATATGTCAAACATCATCAGGATTCACAACCAGAATAATGAGCAAGCCTGGCAGGAAATCCTCAGATGGGAGAAGCTCCATTCCAA AGACTGCCCATGTGGACCTTCTCTTTTAAGGTTTGGTGGCAAAGCAAAAGACCTCTCACCCAGAGCTAGGTTTCATCACTGGATGGG GCATGAACTACCGTTTGACAGGCATGACTGGATTATTGACCGGTGTGGAAAAGAGGTCAGATATGTAATAGACTACTACGATGGAGGCCAGGTGTCCAAGCACACCATCCTAGACGTACGTCCTGCCTTTGATTCTTTAGAGGCTGTTTGGGACCGTATGAAAGTGGCCTGGTGGCGCTGGACCTCCACGTGA
- the LOC127441067 gene encoding RWD domain-containing protein 3-like, which yields MAKEATDEMSVLSAIYCEQDEFKLLEESADRGIVYRIHTLAERNNEKTPLSLIFHISPDYPHTPPDISISSSHLSRKQCQHLRNSLLDRARSLPPEPMVHGLILWLQENFSDLNKTSSCHLAEIRPEFKEETWTALLHIDHMRSKAKYIKLIEKWTSELCLTGRLFTGKLILILLQGTKENIKEYLHLQKTVKVDVDSSGKRCKEKMMSVLCEIPQSEEKIMMSTFEVKDILSLDELKREFDLVGLTEVYHQFVCALI from the exons ATGGCAAAGGAAGCGACTGATGAAATGTCCGTTTTATCCGCCATATACTGCGAACAGGATGAGTTTAAGTTGCTCGAAGAGTCAG CTGATAGGGGAATTGTGTACCGCATACATACGCTGGCAGAGAGGAACAACGAGAAAACTCCTCTAAGCCTTATTTTCCACATCTCTCCTGATTACCCCCACACACCTCCAGACATCAGCATCAGTTCCAGCCACTTATCGAGGAAACAGTGCCAGCACCTGAGAAACAGTTTACTGGACAGAGCACGATCACTTCCACCAGAGCCTATGGTCCATGGCTTAATTCTGTGGCTTCAGGAAAACTTCTCTGACTTGAACAAAACATCAAGCTGCCATTTAGCAGAGATCAGACCGGAATTTAAAGAAGAAACCTGGACAGCATTACTACATATAGATCATATGAGATCCAAAGCAAAATACATTAAACTAATTGAAAAATGGACTTCAGAGTTGTGTCTCACTGGGAGACTCTTTACAGGGAAGCTGATATTGATTCTGCTGCAaggaacaaaagaaaatattaaa GAATACCTACATCTTCAGAAGACTGTGAAAGTTGATGTTGATTCCTCAGGGAAACGCTGCAAAGAAAAGATGATGAGTGTCCTGTGTGAGATCCCACAATCAGAGGAGAAGATAAT GATGTCAACATTTGAAGTGAAAGACATTTTATCACTCGATGAGCTCAAAAGGGAGTTTGATCTTGTCGGGCTAACTGAGGTTTACCACCAGTTTGTGTGCGCACTCATCTGA